The following DNA comes from Heterodontus francisci isolate sHetFra1 chromosome 44, sHetFra1.hap1, whole genome shotgun sequence.
GTAGCTGCACCCCCAAAATCTGACGCCATCACTCCAGGGAAAGCAACTGAACCCCAAGAATCTCAATCCGTCACTCCAGAGAGAGCAGCTGAACCCCAAAAATCTCAACCCGTCACTCCAGAGAGAGCAGCTGAACCCCAAGAATCTgaacctcaaaaatctcaatccatCACTCCTGAGAGAGCAACGAAACCCCCAAAATCTCAATCCGTCACTCCTGAGAGAGCAACGAAACCCCCAAAATCTCAATCCGTCACTCCGGAGAGAGCAACTGAACCTCCAAAATCTCAATCCGTCACTCCTGTGAAAGCAACGGAACCCCCAAAATCTCAATCTGTCACTCCTGAGAGAGCAACGGAACCCCCAAAATCTCAATCTGTCACTCCTGAGAGAGCAACGGAACCCCCAAAATCTCAATCCGTCACTCCGGAGAGAGCAACTGAACCCCCAAAATCTCAATCCGGCACTCCTGAGAGAGCAACGGAACCCCCAAAATCTCAATCCGTCACTCCTGAGAGAGCAACGGAACCCCCAAAATCTCAATCCGTCACTCCTGAGAGAGCAACTGAAACCCCAAAATCTCAATCTGTCACTCCTGAGAGAGCAACGAAACCCCCAAAATCTCAATCCGTCACTCCTGAGAGAGCAACGGAACCCCCAAAATCTCAATCCGTCACTCCTGAGAGAGCAACGAAACCCCCAAAATCGCAATCCGTCACTCCGGAGAGAGCAACTGAACCCCCAAAATCTCAATCCGGCACTCCTGAGAGAGCAACTGAACCCCCAAAATCTCAATCCGTCACTCCTGAGAGAGCAACTGAACCCCCAAAATCTCAATCTGTCACTCCTGAGAGAGCAACGAAACCCCCAAAATCTCAATCCATCACTCCTGAGAGAGCAACGGAACCCCCAAAATCTCAATCCGTCACTCCTGAGAGAACAACGAAACCCCCAAAATCGCAATCCGTCACTCCGGAGAGAGCAACTGAACCCCCAAAATCTCAATCCGGCACTCCTGAGAGAGCAACGGAACCCCCAAAATCTCAATCCGTCACTCCTGAGAGAGCAACGGAAACCCCAAAATCTCAATCCGTCACTCCTGAGAGAGCAACGAAACCCCCAAAATCTCAATCCGTCACTCCTGAGAGAGCAACGGAACCCCCAAAATCTCAATCCGTCACTCCTGAGAGAGCAACGAAACCACAAAAATCGCAAGCCGTCACTCCGGAGAGAGCGACTGAACCCCCAAAATCTCAATCCGGCACTCCTGAGAGAGCAACGGAACCCCCAAAATCTCAATCCGTCACTCCTGAGAGAGCAACGGAAACCCCAAAATCTCAATCCGTCACTCCTGAGAGAGCAACGGAAACCCCAAAATCTCAATCCGTCACTCCTGAGAGAGCAACTGAACCCCCAAAATCTCAATCCGTCACTCCTGAGAGAGCAACGAAACCCCCAAAATCTCAATCCGTCACTCCTGAGAGGGCAACGGAACCCCCAAAATCTCAGTCCGTCACTCCTAAGAGAGCAACGAAACCCCCAAAATCTCAATCCGTCACTCCTGAGAGAGCAACGGAACCCCCAAAATCTCAATCCGTCACACCGGAGAGAGCAACTGAACCCCCAAAATCTCAATCCGTCACTCCTGAGAGAGCAACGGAACCCTCAAAATCTCAATCCGTCACTCCTGAGAGAGCAATGGAACCCCCAAAATCTCAATCCGTCACTCCGGAGAGAGCAATTGAACCCTCAAAATCTCAATCCGTCACTCCTGAGAGAGCAACTGAACCCCCAAAATCTCAATCCGTCACTCCTGAGAGAGCAACGAAACCCCCAAAATCTCAATCCGTCACTCCGGAGAGAGCAACGAAACCCCAAAAATCTGAATCCGTCACTCCAGAGAGAGCAACTGAACCCCCAAAATCTCAATCCGTCACTCCTGAGAGAGCAACGGAACCCCCAAAATCTCAATCCGTCACTCCTGAGAGAGCAACGGAACCCCCAAAATCTCAATCCGTCACTCCGGAGAGAGCAATTGAACCCCTAAAATCTCAATCCGTCACTCCTGAGAGAGCAACTGAACCCCCAAAATCTCAATCCGTCACTCCTGAGAGAGCAACGGAACCCCCAAAATCTCAATCCGTCACTCCGGAGAGAGCAACGAAACCCCAAAAATCTGAATCCGTCACTCCAGAGAGAGCAACTGAACCCCAAAAATCTGAATCCGTCGCGCCAGAGAGAGCAGCTGAACcccaaaaccctgaatctgtcgctCCGGAAAGAGCAACTGAACCCCAAAAATCTTTACGCCCAAAATCTGAATCAGTCActccagagagagaaactgaacccCAAAAATCTCAGTCTGTCActtcagagagagaaactgaacccCAAGAATCTGAATCCTTCACTCCGGAGAGAGCAACTGAACCCCCAAAATCTGAAACCGTCACACCAGAGAATGCAACTGAACCCCAAAAATCTCGATCTTTCactccagtgagagaaactgaaccccaaaaccctgaatctgtcactCCGGAAAGAGCAACTGAACCCCAAAATTCTGTACGCCCAAAATCGGAATCAGTTACTCCAGAGAGAGCAACTGAACCCCAAATATCTCAGTCTGTCActccagagagagaaactgaacccCAAAAATCTCAGTCTGTCACTCCAAAGAGAGAAACTGAACCCCAAAAAGCTGAACGCCCAAAATCAGAACCAGTCACTCCAGAGAGAGCAGCTGAACCCCAAAAATCTGAATCCATCACTCCGGAGAGAGCAGCTGAATCCCCAAAATCTGAACGCCCAAAATCGGAACCAGTCACTCCTGAGAGAGCAGCTGAACCCCCGAAATCTGAATCCGTCACTCCGGAGAGTgcatctgaacccctggaatctgaaTCCCAGGAAACTCAATCCCAAGAATCTGAACTTGCGGAACCTGAACATATTCCTAGAGAGAGAAGTCCTGATCCTCAGGAATCAGAAATTGAGGAATCCGAACTCGAGGAATCTGAACCCCAAGAATCCGAACTCGAGGAATCTGAACCCCAAGAATCTGAAATTGAGGAATCTGAACCCCGGGAATCTGAAATTGAGGATTCTGAAGCAGACGATTCAGAAGCTGATGAATCTGACCTCCAAGAGTCAGAATCCATCACCCCAGAGGGAGCAATTGCACCCCAACCTTCTCAGTCAGTCACTCCAGAGGGAGCGACTGAATCCCAGAATTCAGAACTTCCGCCTCTTGTAGAATCACCTGAACCCCAGGAATCTGAACTTGCCCCTCAAGAGAGAGCAACTgtatcccaaaaatctgaaccccaggAATCAGGACCCCAAAGGTATGAAGTCGCCACTCCAGAGAGACCAGTGGAGACCCCAAAATCTCCAACTGTGACTCCAGAGAGAGCAACTGAACCCCAAAAATCTGAACTTGTCACTCCGGGTAGAAATACTGAACCCCAAAAATTTGAACTTGTCACTCTGGGTGGAAAAACTGAACCCCAAAAATTTGAACTTGTCACTCTGGGTGGAAAAACTGAACCCCCAAAATCTGAACTTGTCACACTAGGTAGAGAAACTGAACCCCAAAAATCTGAACCTGTCACTCCGGAGAGAAAAATTGAGCCCCAAAAATCTGAACTTGTCACTCCTCAAAGAGCAGCTGagccccaaaaatctgaacctgTCACTCCTCAAAGAGCAGCTGagccccaaaaatctgaacctgTCACTCCTCAAAGAGCAGCTGAGCCCCAAAAATCTAAACCTGTCACTCCTCAAAGAGCAGCTGAACCCCAAAAATCTGAACCTGTCACACATCAAAGAGCAGCTGAACCCCAAAAATCTGAACCTGTCATTCCTCAAAGAGCAGCTGagccccaaaaatctgaacctgTCACTCCTCAAAGAGCAGCTGAACCCCAAAAATCAGAACCTGTCATTCCTCAAAGAGCAGCTGagccccaaaaatctgaacctgTCACTCCTCAAAGAGCAGCTGAACCCCAAAAATCTGAACCTGTCACACATCAAAGAGCAGCTAAACCCCAAAAATCTGAACTTGTCACTCCAGAGAGGAAAATTGAACCCCAAAGATCCGCACCTGTCACTCCTCAAAGAGCAGCTGAACCCCAAAAATCTGAGCCTGTCACTCCTCAAAGAACAGTTAAACCCCAAAAATCTGAATCTGTCACTCCTCAAAGAGCAGCTAAACCCCAAAAATCTGAATCTGTCACTCCAGAGAGGAAAATTGAACCCCAAAGATCTGAACCTGTCACTCCTCAAAGAGCAGTTAAACCCCAAAAATCTGAACCTGTCACTCCTCAAAGAGCAGCtgagtcccaaaaatctgaacctgtCACTCCTCAAAGAGCAGCTAAATCCCCAAAATCTGAATCTGTCACTCCAGAGAGGAAAATTGAACCCCAAAGACCTGAACCTGTCACTCCTCAAAGAGCAACTGAACCCCAAAAATCTGAACCTGTCACTCCTCAAAGGGCAGCTGAACCCCAAAAATCTGAAGCTGTCGCTCCAGAGAGGGTAATCAAACCCCCAAAATCTGAAGCTGTCCCTCCAGGAAGCGCATCTGAACCCCAAAAATCGGAAGCCGTCACTCCAGAGAGAAAGCCTGAACCCCAAAAATCTGGCTCCGTCACTCCAGGGA
Coding sequences within:
- the LOC137355981 gene encoding serine/arginine repetitive matrix protein 2-like; translation: MIAQCSAPFAIPEMLKQAQQDLDNIQACADRWQSNSWRIGLAGDDLGVTRHLTARLCINCLSAEKVATSAVAGSASVDGCALLTSKFPISNVSISPRQPLTAPLSSAEIADDAEVDETLVDPLTTLEPRGQVVDPPEAKSEPQEAEAVPPEATAEPQEPQAKPPRKYIKPRHLNKVLGPILDLKPLEVPPQVMCVAPMRQDPSPKRSRKYKRLPGKYMRTKASGNVYPVPDDHCGDTGSRGGTAAPKKMPPKYQEAAPEPLKRPVASQGSESNPAGRATEPSKPEAVTPARESGPSKPQLTTTVRATELQNIQLAPPVCTPTVPQNSELRTPQRGTEPQPSEAVTPQHVAAPPKSDAITPGKATEPQESQSVTPERAAEPQKSQPVTPERAAEPQESEPQKSQSITPERATKPPKSQSVTPERATKPPKSQSVTPERATEPPKSQSVTPVKATEPPKSQSVTPERATEPPKSQSVTPERATEPPKSQSVTPERATEPPKSQSGTPERATEPPKSQSVTPERATEPPKSQSVTPERATETPKSQSVTPERATKPPKSQSVTPERATEPPKSQSVTPERATKPPKSQSVTPERATEPPKSQSGTPERATEPPKSQSVTPERATEPPKSQSVTPERATKPPKSQSITPERATEPPKSQSVTPERTTKPPKSQSVTPERATEPPKSQSGTPERATEPPKSQSVTPERATETPKSQSVTPERATKPPKSQSVTPERATEPPKSQSVTPERATKPQKSQAVTPERATEPPKSQSGTPERATEPPKSQSVTPERATETPKSQSVTPERATETPKSQSVTPERATEPPKSQSVTPERATKPPKSQSVTPERATEPPKSQSVTPKRATKPPKSQSVTPERATEPPKSQSVTPERATEPPKSQSVTPERATEPSKSQSVTPERAMEPPKSQSVTPERAIEPSKSQSVTPERATEPPKSQSVTPERATKPPKSQSVTPERATKPQKSESVTPERATEPPKSQSVTPERATEPPKSQSVTPERATEPPKSQSVTPERAIEPLKSQSVTPERATEPPKSQSVTPERATEPPKSQSVTPERATKPQKSESVTPERATEPQKSESVAPERAAEPQNPESVAPERATEPQKSLRPKSESVTPERETEPQKSQSVTSERETEPQESESFTPERATEPPKSETVTPENATEPQKSRSFTPVRETEPQNPESVTPERATEPQNSVRPKSESVTPERATEPQISQSVTPERETEPQKSQSVTPKRETEPQKAERPKSEPVTPERAAEPQKSESITPERAAESPKSERPKSEPVTPERAAEPPKSESVTPESASEPLESESQETQSQESELAEPEHIPRERSPDPQESEIEESELEESEPQESELEESEPQESEIEESEPRESEIEDSEADDSEADESDLQESESITPEGAIAPQPSQSVTPEGATESQNSELPPLVESPEPQESELAPQERATVSQKSEPQESGPQRYEVATPERPVETPKSPTVTPERATEPQKSELVTPGRNTEPQKFELVTLGGKTEPQKFELVTLGGKTEPPKSELVTLGRETEPQKSEPVTPERKIEPQKSELVTPQRAAEPQKSEPVTPQRAAEPQKSEPVTPQRAAEPQKSKPVTPQRAAEPQKSEPVTHQRAAEPQKSEPVIPQRAAEPQKSEPVTPQRAAEPQKSEPVIPQRAAEPQKSEPVTPQRAAEPQKSEPVTHQRAAKPQKSELVTPERKIEPQRSAPVTPQRAAEPQKSEPVTPQRTVKPQKSESVTPQRAAKPQKSESVTPERKIEPQRSEPVTPQRAVKPQKSEPVTPQRAAESQKSEPVTPQRAAKSPKSESVTPERKIEPQRPEPVTPQRATEPQKSEPVTPQRAAEPQKSEAVAPERVIKPPKSEAVPPGSASEPQKSEAVTPERKPEPQKSGSVTPGSTTEPRESKFVTPPIATEPQESESVTQREQQSPRNLNPSLQREQLNPKNRNPSLQREQLNPKNLIPSF